From Arachis hypogaea cultivar Tifrunner chromosome 3, arahy.Tifrunner.gnm2.J5K5, whole genome shotgun sequence:
CAAGTAAATTACTTGAGGCCTGCAGCACAGTTGATCCGCTAAAAGAGTGTTGTAGACCTGTTTGCCAGCCTGCAATAATGGATGCTGCACTTCAGATTTCTGGAAGGCAGATGATGCTTAATGACAATGGGAATGTGGCTGGTGAAATGAATCACACTGATTATCTTAATGACTGCAAAGGCGTTGTTTATTCATACCTTTCCAAAAAGTTATCATTGGAAGCTGCTAATACTACATTCCGGATACTGTCTGCCTGCAAAGTTAACAAAggtacatttttttaatttttttaactttaatgtAGTATATCTTTTGAGTTTGATAATTTGGTTATGCATCTGCTGTTGAATGTATCATTGTGCTGCTAGAAATTGTTATCTATTTTCCAGAAATCAAATGataatttgtgttctgctttaGTTTAATTCTCCTAATGAGGTGCATAATGTGTGTGCAGCATGCCCTTTGAATTTTAAGGAACCCTCGGAAGTAATGAATGCATGTCGGAATGTTGCTGCCCCTAGCCCTTCGTGCTGTAGTTCATTAAACACATACATCGCCGGAATACAGCAACAAATGTTAATTACAAATAAGCAAGCTATAATATGTGCAACACTTTTTGGATCTATGTTACGTAGAGGCGGCATAATGACAAATGTTTATCAGCTTTGTGACGTTGACTTAAAAGATTTCAGCTTACAAAGTATTATCCTACTCTATTTTGTCAATTGATGTTCTTATTTTTTGTCCACGGTGATTCTCTTAATTTGTCTGGCCTAACTTTTCTCTCTGTTGTGGCTATGCATGGTGTTGAGAAGCAGCAGCCTTTGGACTTCAACAAGGTGGGTTGGCTgctattatttttaattcaatatgTTTGCACACTGGTTCAACTGATACGTGGAGTTGGGCAGTTGAGCGCAAAGTCATGCTATTATGCCCCATTTTTTTAAGAAGGGTGATCAATTAGAATACAATCCTGGGTTATACTGTTTTAGGGGGGAGAAAACCATTTAAATCAAAGTGAACCATTTTCTATTCCTGGTAAAGCAAAAGATTGAACTGTTAAGATTAATAATGTAGGTTTATGTGCAGGATGTCTGCTTGGAAGCTTGCCTCAAGATGTGATATTTGACAATTCATCAGGATTTAGCTTTACatgtgatttgagtgacaatgtTGCTGCACCTTGGCCTTCATCATCTTCCATTACATCTGTGTCGCTCTGTGCACCTGGTATTTTTCTTAACAATTTTCACTTTATTTTTGCCATTGGATATCGatattccaaatttttttttgcatttgtTTAACTCATGTCTACTTGGAGTTTTGCAGAGATGTCCTTACCTGCATTACCAACTTCGGCACTGAAAAATATTGGTTAGTATCATCACTCATTGCAGTTCAGGTTccattttgaatttttcaatgaaTAAATTATGTATGCTGTCAAcaaatttaatagttaatacaATAGTTTCTTTAAACATTTGTGTTCCTTAGCATTCCGATTTGTGCATGCTCAATTTTAACAATTAGGTTGCATGGATTATGTTCTTGTCAAATTATCTATTGGTGTTTGTCAATTGGTCCCGAGTAAAAGTTTGACTTTCTGAATGTTGCGCATCTTGCAGGTTGTAATTCTGGTGGAGTGGGATTTCTTGTgcctattttttcatttttaatcttCAGTACACTGTTGTACTGAATAGATTTTAGGGTTTAGATGAGTGTCGGGAAGGGCGTTTCCATGTGTCTTGGTGTTGATTTTGCATGTATATTTTTGGATAGTCTCATTGTATAGCATCTCTTTTTCTCCACCTGTCATCTTCTGGTTGTATGTGCTGAGCAGCTCCTTAGTGAAATAGTGCTCATTTTATTTAGGATCCATAATTGTGCTGTGAAGGGTTCGATTTTTTCTGCTGAAAAATGCTGACAAGCGGATGCCAGATTAGCCACTAACTGAAACTTAATAATAACACTTCAGATGAAGCTCTTAATTCGACGACTGGTAAGCCTTATTTGAGAATTAGAAGGATgtgacttgaaaaaaaaaaaaaaacataatggaAGACATAATTTGGTGCGCTTATGAGAAACTCATCTAAATTATCAGGGCAGATTGTAAAGATGAGGTGACATCGGAATACATGCAGAGTAATCGAGTTTAAAATGGTGAGTTTCGTCATTCCACCCTGTTCTGTTTTCAGGAAAGACAGTTAAAAGTTTGTGAACTTGAGAAACTAACAcgtgattcaaatttaaaagagTACACAGTAATACAGTATATCAGATTATCAGTTGTATAATTAAATGCATTGGGATATTCGGAGGATGGATTATTGTTGGTTGTTATAAAATCTCAACCGAGGAAGCTGTAGAAAGAAACCAAACTACTATATTAATGAGTTCTGCCAGAGTTCTATTTGAAAAATGTTATTATATACACAAAAAGAATCAGCCACTGGATATATCTCTGTTTCTGTACTCAGTTGATATTCAAGTATTTCGTGCTGTAGCGAGATTAAGAAAACTGAGCTACAACACATTATAATTCCTCTAACAGTTAAATATTTATATCGTTAAATGTTATATTATTGTGTTTAACTGACTGTTATGatcccaaaataattttatttgttccccacaaaataacttaaataaataCTAAGGAAAAGTATATATATccggtttaattattctgttggtctttgtagttttataaaatttgcaattaggtttttatacttttttttaattggatctctatactgtttttaattttgtaattaggtttTTCAGgtcaaaatgttaaaattaacagaatatttctctcaaaaaatatgtgataaaaaatctaattaggTTTTTAATAATAGATATTTTCAATTTGCAataaaatattcagttaactaatattttttacactagaaagatctaattacaaaattaaaagcagtgttaggacctaattgaaaagaaaaaaatacagagatataattgaaaatttggtaaaattataggAACTAATAGAGGAATTAAACCTATATATCATGTAGAAGATTGATACTCTGCTGAGTAGTAGGCATAGCCACTACAAACCAAACACCAAAGGACGAACGAAATGAAAGAGTAAATTACTCTCAACATTCCTTTGTAAATCAAGCACTACGCAACGTTGGCAGGTTGctttctttctaattttgtaTATTATTATAGTTTAGAGCAAAATTGACCCTGATTATGACCTGAAGTTAGTTATTTCACCTATATGCAAGGATTAGCAAGTTGTGGAGCTACTTTACAAATTATTGAGGCtaagattaaaatcatcaagAGAGACCAATAGAAGTAAAATAGTAGCAGAGTAGTCACTAGAGATCAGAACCGTGGAGTTGTTGGGGAGTTTTTTAATAGGATTCAGGACACAATGGAACATTAGCAATTGTCTTGACTTGAATGTGTTATTTTCAGAAACATTTGCTTCTCTTTCTGATGCATTTTTCTGGTCAATCATTCTGTCttgcatatatttatttttatatcaactTTGTATATATCCATCTTGTCTCGTCCGTGAAGGCTCAGCTTGGAAGGCTTCCATGGAATTATAGTAAGTTTATCATGTAACACAGAAATTAATAATGAGGACAGGTTAAGAATTGACAAGAATATATTGGTTTGCAGCCAGACCTGAGAGCAACAACCATGGAAAATATCACCTTAGTTGCATTTTTGTTACTAGTATTTTGCTTCACAAACACATATTATGCTCCCAACAGCTATGCTCAACCGGTTGATTGCCTAGCTTCCGATAGAGAAGCTCTAATAGACTTCAAAGATGGGCTTGATGATCCTGCAAACCAGCTTTCATCATGGATAGACAGAAAATGCTGTCAATGGCATGGAATACGCTGTGACAACCGCACGGGAGCCGTTGTTGCAATTGATCTCCCAGGTTCTTATAACAGGTATGGATTGCTTAATCCAAGTGGTGTGGTAAGACCGTCGTTGATGAAACTCAAGTCATTAAGGCATTTAGACTTGAGTCTCAACTCCTTCAATGGTATACCAATACCTGCATTCCTTGGATCACTAGAGAATTTGCAATATCTTAACCTCTCATATGCTGGTTTTCGTGGAAAAATTCCTCGAAATTTCGGAAACCTCTCTCATTTGAAGTCTCTTGATATAAGCAGTGAGGTTTTAAGCTTACATGCTGAAACCCTGAAATGGGTGACTGGTCTTGTCTCTTTGGAACATCTTGCCTTGCGTGGAGTTGACCTTTCAATGGTAGGAACTGATTGGGTTAGTGCAATAAATACACTGCCCTCTTTAGTTGAGTTGCATCTATCTGATTGCAGCCTGCAAGGTCATATTCCGATTCTTCCATCTCTGAATTTCACTTCACTTGCTGTGATGGATCTTAGATCTAACGACATTGTGTCAAAAATACCTGATTGGCTTGTAAATATAACCAGCCTACATCATATTGATATAAGCCATAATCACATGTATGGAAGCATACCACTTGGTTTTGGAGAGATGCCAAATTTATTGTCCTTGAAATTATTGGACAATGAGAATCTGACAGCAAACTGCTCTCAACTCTTCAGGGGAAGATGGGAAAAGACACAAGTTCTCAATTTGGCAGCTAATCAAATATATGGGAAGCTTCCATCTTCTTTTGGAAACTTGACTTCTCTGGTTCACCTTGATCTTTCTGACAATCATATTGAGGGTGAACTTCCAGTTTCCATCGGTAAACTCTGCAACTTGAATTTTTTCCGGCTTTCGCATAACAAAATCACAGGAAGACTACCTGAATATCTTGAAGGAATAGACAACGGTCATTCAAGAAAACCTTTTCCTTATTTGAAGACCTTTGACCTATCCTTCAATCAACTCAGGGTAAAATCCCAATCTGGTTAGATCAACTAGAAAATCTTGTTGAACTCTACTTTTCTTTTAACCTACTTGAAGGTCCCATTCCAATTTCCAGAGGGTCATTGCAAAAGCTTACCTCTTTGGACCTTGGAGTCAACAGACTCAATGGGACTCTCCCAGAAAGCATAGGACAACTTTCTCAGTTGCAAATTTTAAGTGTCATTGACAATCAGTTAACAGGTGTGATCTCTGAAGCCCATTTCTCAAAGCTAAGTCAGCTTGATACTTTATTGCTGTCTTCCAATTCATTCTTTGGGACTGTTAGCTCCCATTGGATCCCACCGTTCCAACTCACCGATCTTGAAATGGGTTCATGTGTTCTAGGGCCTTCTTTTCCTGCTTGGTTGAAATCACAAAATAAGGTTGATTACTTAGACTTCTCAAATGCTGGCGTTTCTGGTTTTGTGCCAAATTGGTTTTGGGATATGTCATCTAATATGTCATATTTAAACATTTCGCATAATGAATTACAGGGAAAGCTTCCAACTCCAATACCTATTGCACAATTCACTGCTGTTGATCTAAGCTTTAATAAGTTGAGGGACCAATTCACCTTCCGACAGTGCTAGTttcatttttagatttttcacaCAATCGTTTTTATGGTACTATTCCAAGGAACATCATGTTTGGCAtagaatttttatctttttcacatAATCAGCTTCAAGGAGAAATACCAATGTCTTTAGGAAAAGTGCAGTCACTTGTGGTCCTGAATCTTTCAAACAACAATTTAACAGGAAAGGTCCCTCCAAGCCTTGGAGATTGTTCATCTCTGGAGGTATTAGACCTTGGGAGCAATAATTTTTTTGGGATAGTTCCTGTTTCATTGGGTCAGCTGCAAAGACTCAGATCATTGCATCTAAGTAATAACAATTTTTGAGGGACTTTGCCATTGTCTTTTAGGAATTTGTCCAATTTGGAAACCATTGATATTGGAAACAATGGATTTTCAGGCAGTATTCCACCTTGGCTAACGGATGGTTTTGCACACCTTAGAATTCTTAGGTTAAGGTCTAATGCATTTTCTGGAGGATTGCCACATGAGCTTTCAAAACTCAATGCATTACAAGTCCTAGATCTTGCCAGAAATAACTTGGATGGCAACATTATTCCACCTAGCCTAGGTCATCTGAAAGCTATAGTTGATGAGCGAAAGAAGAACAAATATTTAAGGTACGGAGGATTTGAGGATGTGTACAAAGTGTACTATGAAGAAAGCTTGGTTGTGACTACAAAGGGCCAATCTCTAGTGTATACCAAGACTCTTTCTTTTGTTACTAGCATAGACCTTTCAGATAATAATTTCACTGGAAATCTTCCCAAGGAAATTACAAAGCTATCTGGTTTGGTAGTTCTCAACTTGTCAAGAAATCATATAACTGGCCAAATTCCTGAAGGCATGTCAAATTTGCATCAACTTTCATCTCTTGATCTCTCACATAATCAACTCTCTGGAATGATTCCCTCTAGCTTGGCTTCTTTATCATTTTTGGGGTACCTAGATTTGTCCAACCACAACTTCTCAGGTGTCATTCCTTATACAGGTCACATGACAACCTTTGATGAATCTTGTTATGTTGGGAATCCTGGTCTGTGTGGTCCTCCCCTTCTTGTAAAGTGTCCAAACGATGTTTATCCTAGTCATGACCACAACAAGGGACAAAATAATGAGGATGCAAATGATGATAGGTTAATTGATAAATGGTTTTACTTGAGTCTTGGTTTGGGGTTCGCAGCAGGAATTCTGATTCCTTATTTAATCTTTTCAATAAAGAGATCGTGGGGTGGTGTCTATTTTGCAATTGTGGATCAAGTTGTTTACAAGATATTGAGGCTATGGTGAAAATTCTGTCCAAAAGAAGTAGCCTCATTGTAGCAGGTGTCAGACTGTCAGTGTTTTCACTTTTTTGTTTCATACACCATTAAATGGTTTATTGTGTTCTCGTTAGGGGTGTGCATAGCCCGACCCGGCCGAAGATTCGatccggtcccgaacactttaaggactaatttggtgtgatttcaccgggtctagggtcgggtaagaGTCTTAAAAATAAAtctggtcattatttcgggtcgggtccgggttatgactcgggtcacccgaaatcaGTCCGGTGGCccgtcatcatacacaattaatttttgtattattagtgatggatgatggctattcttatgtggaatttaagtattgtaaaccttaatattttgtgttattagttattataagactataagttaatgttttatgtttaaaatgcataagattgtAGACTAATTAAtgtataatattgtgttatttgtattgatttaaatatttggtgttattagacaatattaatattgattatggttatgatttaattttagagaagagttggttcttgttatatttttctaagtgaattttacgaTGTCAAATAATGTtagagtcttggaaatttggatattttcacatgctagtttATAAGAAtgtatcaaggtaatataatattaacggcccgattttcacccagtttttatccggtataatcgtggcccgaaagtgtatagatttcatcgggtctagggtcggattcgggtctaataaataggcccggtatatatttcgggtcggatcTTGGTCACATCAACCCGGTTTCACCCAACCCATGCACACCCTTAGTTTTCGTTGTATACTCATatattttagtttcattttgtatAAGGTCTCTGATTAGTTTGTAGTTACAGCAAGCCAAATGTAACCTTATTACCTTAGGAGCTTGAAATTTATGTTTTATCATAATCTGTGAACGGCTGCTGTTTTgctcctttttttttcctttttttttttccttgttgCCAAAAGTAACTTAACGGTGGAAAGCAATGGTGGTAATGGTGATGGTGCATGGTGGTGTTGTAGTAGTTATAGTGTAAAAGGTAAAATTGGCATTTGGTTTAGGCTATTGTGTTTTGTGCATAATCATCATAGTAAAAAAAGTTTTTGTGTAGGTGAGGTTTTACTCAAAATACAACAGCAAAGCGAAATGGGGATAAGGATAATTGTTTTTAACATCCTTAAaattgaactttttatttttaatattggagtaATAACggtgtttttttaaaatgtgaattGTTGGAGTGTTATTCTCAAATGTAGAATCGTTTAATTAGAGATGTAAAAATTAGACCGTCCAATTTATTAGAGCCACAGAAATTGGATCGTTCGATTTTTAGAGGTATACAAATCAGACCGTCcgatttatgtttaaaaaaattaaaaaatttgaggtaCAGATTGTGTACTTcccacaacttaaaaaaaacacaaaaaattatagTGTTAAGGTATATCACTACTTTtacttccataacaaaaaaaatagccCCTTAAATTTTAGCTATATACAGTTTAGCCCCTAAAGAACCTCAGGtgcttttcattttattttaaattagagtGAGACCTGCGTGATGCGCCAAAAGATAAATTAGTTATACTATATAGTGTATTCTAATAAGTGTTATATTATTTAGAGATACTGTATAGTGTATTCTAATAAGTGTTATATTATTTAGATATTAATTAGATAATAtgtaaattaatgttaaatttgaattgttatattaaaaatattttgcaaaatatttatttgataatttgtatataattctatataattattcaactaaaatataatataaattaaaatatagtttatgacttaaaaaatttaaatttatttatttttttaaaaagatatagaCCATTTATATTAGAgttgtataaaattatatttttatttgttgcttctattttacatttattttatttgtcatactTTGTCTTCTCATATACTGTTCTTTGGGTtgcaaataattaaagaaaatttaaacaaaataaatgagAATGAGAAAcaccaaaaatatatattagttttATAATTATGATGTATTTGAATATACCTAATAAAGAGATTTGCCAAATTTAAACTTACTTGgggttagaaaaataaataagaatgaaaaatacaaaaaaaaatgtaaatataaaattatgaattaattttataatcataatATATTTGAATGTATTTAGTAAGAAAATGTGACAAATTTAAACTTACTCGAAGGAGTATTAGTAAGAGTATTAACATGTTTAAGTTGTAGAATTTTAATAATTGtaactaaaaatttttataattattattatgacacttttaatgtataCTTGAAGGACTTTTGCTAATTAGTATTagagattaataattaaaaattagtaaagTCTTATGTAGCATGCATAAGTAGACCAAATAATGTAGTTGTAAGAGTATTAATATGTTTAAGttgtagaattttaatatttgtaattaaaaatttttataattattattattattatgacatttttaatgtatatttattgtatttaattagtattttatgttttaattgaataataatagataaaaaatttaaatttttttaaaaaatttttactaaaagatgattggttgattttcaaattttgtcgaaataaataaaattgctgaCATGACATCATTAGAAGGAGAAATATAgcttaaacacaatataaaaaaatttaagtatcaacttttatataataaaaatatatttttcttattttttgtatGAGCTATTTTTCAAACTTAAAAACCAGTCTTCTTTTTTTCCTCTGTGAAATAACAATTTCTTGCCAAAGAGAAATTAAGAACACTGCGTTTATTAGAACACATTATTACTTCTGTTTGAACTTTTTGTCCCCAAGTTATTGAATTTTCCTGACAACAATGACAATGTTATTTAATAATTTCCACTGCAAGTTAAGAACACCGGAAATTTGACATTACTTAATAG
This genomic window contains:
- the LOC112789415 gene encoding uncharacterized GPI-anchored protein At1g61900 isoform X2, whose protein sequence is MVSFQDANYRGSWCCQLILFFIWLSTFQDVTARETHAGPRQISTLVELAKEPISGESGLFEPIEISPAVLPKYPYPTEPLSPMYTSFPSSPNRYLPVLTGKCPVNFSVSDISNIIDKTASDCTGALAALVGNVICCPQFSSLIHIFQGFFNIKSDKLVLPTAASDHCFTDIINILSSKGSNGTMLPTLCSIKPSNLTGGSCPVKDVSTFEKTVNTSKLLEACSTVDPLKECCRPVCQPAIMDAALQISGRQMMLNDNGNVAGEMNHTDYLNDCKGVVYSYLSKKLSLEAANTTFRILSACKVNKACPLNFKEPSEVMNACRNVAAPSPSCCSSLNTYIAGIQQQMLITNKQAIICATLFGSMLRRGGIMTNVYQLCDVDLKDFSLQTAAFGLQQGCLLGSLPQDVIFDNSSGFSFTCDLSDNVAAPWPSSSSITSVSLCAPEMSLPALPTSALKNIGCNSGGVGFLVPIFSFLIFSTLLY
- the LOC112789415 gene encoding uncharacterized GPI-anchored protein At1g61900 isoform X1, giving the protein MVSFQDANYRGSWCCQLILFFIWLSTFQDVTARETHAGPRQISTLVELAKEPISGESGLFEPIEISPAVLPKYPYPTEPLSPMYTSFPSSPNRYLPVLTGKCPVNFSVSDISNIIDKTASDCTGALAALVGNVICCPQFSSLIHIFQGFFNIKSDKLVLPTAASDHCFTDIINILSSKGSNGTMLPTLCSIKPSNLTGGSCPVKDVSTFEKTVNTSKLLEACSTVDPLKECCRPVCQPAIMDAALQISGRQMMLNDNGNVAGEMNHTDYLNDCKGVVYSYLSKKLSLEAANTTFRILSACKVNKACPLNFKEPSEVMNACRNVAAPSPSCCSSLNTYIAGIQQQMLITNKQAIICATLFGSMLRRGGIMTNVYQLCDVDLKDFSLQKAAAFGLQQGCLLGSLPQDVIFDNSSGFSFTCDLSDNVAAPWPSSSSITSVSLCAPEMSLPALPTSALKNIGCNSGGVGFLVPIFSFLIFSTLLY
- the LOC112789415 gene encoding uncharacterized GPI-anchored protein At1g61900 isoform X4, whose translation is MVSFQDANYRGSWCCQLILFFIWLSTFQDVTARETHAGPRQISTLVELAKEPISGESGLFEPIEISPAVLPKYPYPTEPLSPMYTSFPSSPNRYLPVLTGKCPVNFSVSDISNIIDKTASDCTGALAALVGNVICCPQFSSLIHIFQGFFNIKSDKLVLPTAASDHCFTDIINILSSKGSNGTMLPTLCSIKPSNLTGGSCPVKDVSTFEKTVNTSKLLEACSTVDPLKECCRPVCQPAIMDAALQISGRQMMLNDNGNVAGEMNHTDYLNDCKGVVYSYLSKKLSLEAANTTFRILSACKVNKACPLNFKEPSEVMNACRNVAAPSPSCCSSLNTYIAGIQQQMLITNKQAIICATLFGSMLRRGGIMTNVYQLCDVDLKDFSLQTFGLQQGCLLGSLPQDVIFDNSSGFSFTCDLSDNVAAPWPSSSSITSVSLCAPEMSLPALPTSALKNIGCNSGGVGFLVPIFSFLIFSTLLY
- the LOC140173150 gene encoding receptor-like protein EIX2 encodes the protein MSLGKVQSLVVLNLSNNNLTGKVPPSLGDCSSLEVLDLGSNNFFGIVPVSLGTLPLSFRNLSNLETIDIGNNGFSGSIPPWLTDGFAHLRILRLRSNAFSGGLPHELSKLNALQVLDLARNNLDGNIIPPSLGHLKAIVDERKKNKYLRYGGFEDVYKVYYEESLVVTTKGQSLVYTKTLSFVTSIDLSDNNFTGNLPKEITKLSGLVVLNLSRNHITGQIPEGMSNLHQLSSLDLSHNQLSGMIPSSLASLSFLGYLDLSNHNFSGVIPYTGHMTTFDESCYVGNPGLCGPPLLVKCPNDVYPSHDHNKGQNNEDANDDRLIDKWFYLSLGLGFAAGILIPYLIFSIKRSWGGVYFAIVDQVVYKILRLW
- the LOC112789416 gene encoding receptor-like protein EIX1, whose protein sequence is MENITLVAFLLLVFCFTNTYYAPNSYAQPVDCLASDREALIDFKDGLDDPANQLSSWIDRKCCQWHGIRCDNRTGAVVAIDLPGSYNRYGLLNPSGVVRPSLMKLKSLRHLDLSLNSFNGIPIPAFLGSLENLQYLNLSYAGFRGKIPRNFGNLSHLKSLDISSEVLSLHAETLKWVTGLVSLEHLALRGVDLSMVGTDWVSAINTLPSLVELHLSDCSLQGHIPILPSLNFTSLAVMDLRSNDIVSKIPDWLVNITSLHHIDISHNHMYGSIPLGFGEMPNLLSLKLLDNENLTANCSQLFRGRWEKTQVLNLAANQIYGKLPSSFGNLTSLVHLDLSDNHIEGELPVSIGPIPISRGSLQKLTSLDLGVNRLNGTLPESIGQLSQLQILSVIDNQLTGVISEAHFSKLSQLDTLLLSSNSFFGTVSSHWIPPFQLTDLEMGSCVLGPSFPAWLKSQNKVDYLDFSNAGVSGFVPNWFWDMSSNMSYLNISHNELQGKLPTPIPIAQFTAVDLSFNKLRDQFTFRQC
- the LOC112789415 gene encoding uncharacterized GPI-anchored protein At1g61900 isoform X3 — protein: MVSFQDANYRGSWCCQLILFFIWLSTFQDVTARETHAGPRQISTLVELAKEPISGESGLFEPIEISPAVLPKYPYPTEPLSPMYTSFPSSPNRYLPVLTGKCPVNFSVSDISNIIDKTASDCTGALAALVGNVICCPQFSSLIHIFQGFFNIKSDKLVLPTAASDHCFTDIINILSSKGSNGTMLPTLCSIKPSNLTGGSCPVKDVSTFEKTVNTSKLLEACSTVDPLKECCRPVCQPAIMDAALQISGRQMMLNDNGNVAGEMNHTDYLNDCKGVVYSYLSKKLSLEAANTTFRILSACKVNKACPLNFKEPSEVMNACRNVAAPSPSCCSSLNTYIAGIQQQMLITNKQAIICATLFGSMLRRGGIMTNVYQLCDVDLKDFSLQTAFGLQQGCLLGSLPQDVIFDNSSGFSFTCDLSDNVAAPWPSSSSITSVSLCAPEMSLPALPTSALKNIGCNSGGVGFLVPIFSFLIFSTLLY